The following proteins come from a genomic window of Micromonas commoda chromosome 2, complete sequence:
- a CDS encoding hypothetical protein (expressed; putative uncharacterized protein): MASASALHRVPAATSRVSERTGRASRRRTRVGSASPVARMAIERAARASRAAASRAAVIPAASGSDDDPVVGKSAFDFEAEMAKDIERLAKDSPLLKEEAEKAASGVTKTEAEENMEKVKEAIDTFLLYDFFVILTILVYLIVGVGIRLSYGQGLSYDEPVLGLWLILWPVLFQPLLGVHMLATIVSPIIGKMKDAGIVSKDTWT; encoded by the coding sequence atggcgtcggcatccgcgcttcatcgcgtccccgccgcgacgtccaggGTCTCGGAGCGCACCggtcgcgcgtcgaggcgtcgcACCAGGGTCggatcggcgtcgcccgtggcgcggatggcgatcgagagagccgcgcgcgcctcccgcgccgccgcgtcgcgcgcggccgtgatccccgccgcctccggatCCGACGACGATCCGGTGGTGGGCAAATCCGCGTTCGATTTCGAGGCCGAGATGGCCAAGGACATCGAGCGTCTGGCGAAGGACTCGCCGCTgctgaaggaggaggcggagaaggcggcaTCGGGCGTGACAaagacggaggcggaggagaacaTGGAGAAGGTGAAGGAGGCCATCGACACCTTCCTACTGTACGATTTCTTCGTCATCCTCACCATCTTGGTGTACCTCATCGTGGGCGTGGGCATCCGGCTGAGCTACGGGCAGGGGCTCTCCTACGACGAGCCCGTGCTGGGACTGTGGCTGATCCTCTGGCCCGTGCTGTTCCAGCCCCTGCTCGGGGTGCACATGCTCGCGACGATCGTGAGCCCGATCATCGGGAAGATGAAGGACGCGGGGATCGTGAGCAAGGATACCTGGACTTGA
- a CDS encoding hypothetical protein (expressed; putative uncharacterized protein) — MAANVTGGPKFKMPRGASGEEVARIVEKGKARALETGASARRASSSRPVPVAEAHVPILAVDGVADGGVYLSKSTDGRGGEIEEEGLKREARLNALRRLDPGVAKKLRELKDAEVSASSSSSSSMSSSSSSSGESSSGSDSSSSESESRRGKRRGRRGDRKRSKKRRRRSSSSSSSGDGESRARKKLEKRSRETLEDELRRLRKKNATRERRLERGSRKSSGKR; from the coding sequence atggccgccaaCGTGACGGGCGGACCCAAGTTTAAGatgccgcgcggggcgtcgggggAGGAGGTCGCGCGCATCGTGGAGAAGGGTAAGGCTCGCGCCCTTGAGACGGGCGcatcggcgaggcgcgcgtcgtcgtcgaggcctgtccccgtcgccgaggcccacGTTCCCATCCTGgcggtcgacggcgtcgccgacggcggcgtgtaCCTCTCCAAGAGCACGGATGGTAGGGGCGgggagatcgaggaggaggggctcaagcgcgaggcgaggctcAACGCGCTGCGTCGGCTGGATCCCGGCGTCGCGAAAAAGCTTCGCGAGCTgaaggacgccgaggtctccgcgtcgtcgtcgtcgtcgtcgtcgatgtcgtcgtcgtcgtcgtcgagcggcgaGTCATCATCCGGGAGCgattcgtcctcgtcggagagCGAGTCGAGGCGCGGTAAgcgacgagggcggagaGGGGATCGGAAGAGGTcgaagaagaggaggcgccgctcgtcctcgtcgtcgtcgagcggcgacggcgagtcgAGGGCCCGGAAGAAGCTCGAGAAGCGGAGCAGGGAGacgctcgaggacgagctgCGACGGCTACGGAAGAAAaacgcgacgagggagcGTCGATTGGAGCGCGGGTCTCGCAAGTCGTCCGGAAAGCGGTga
- a CDS encoding hypothetical protein (This model contains a Zinc finger, C3HC4 type (Ring finger). The C3HC4 type zinc-finger (RING finger) is a cysteine-rich domain of 40 to 60 residues that coordinates two zinc ions), which produces MSKRAHAESERAKLEQVIGIIERDFQRIVTESFKSSDDKVKVVNLSSDFGKTLNGRVGRVVGGATREEIEDAYRGNRHARARVKVEGENEPVKLRLCNILPCKLRHEPDGGKVTLTTARARDLAKESVEKQRLARDQDPGSIARIEATDAWLAKVEGGNEGAPIPVYKCGALGRPLTKGHENGWENLRNQLAPACSGDGEVTFERFGYGLVGVAGEHDRCVVCHEPVTADGDTMGLPCRHVFHRRCLEPWLKKRTDEGRAPDCPTCRTELQMSHEVYTADYDCEEMLKRRFDEFFISGFCVCCQSTVMEADPQVYLDPLNGMPPQVIQRSQWPAWVKYGVRYSAKEIGGNEDDGHFMITRCQGKGAEKISVVGSFGS; this is translated from the coding sequence aTGTCAAAACGAGCGCACGCGGAGAGCGAGAGGGCGAAGCTCGAGCAGGTCATCGGGATAATTGAGAGGGATTTTCAGAGGATCGTCACTGAATCGTTCAAGTCGAGCGACGACAAGGTGAAGGTGGTCAACCTGTCGTCTGACTTTGGCAAGACGCTGAACGGGCGCGTGGGCAGGGTCGTCgggggggcgacgcgtgAGGAAATCGAGGACGCGTACCGTGGTAACAggcacgcgcgggcgcgggtcaaGGTTGAGGGCGAGAACGAACCCGTGAAGTTGCGACTGTGCAACATCCTCCCCTGCAAGCTCAGGCACGAGCCGGACGGCGGCAAGGTGACgctgacgacggcgagggcgcgcgatCTGGCGAAGGAGTCGGTGGAGAAGCAGCGTCTCGCCCGCGACCAGGATCCGGGTtccatcgcgcgcatcgagGCCACCGACGCGTGGCTGGCCAAGGTTGAAGGGGGAAACGAAGGGGCTCCCATCCCCGTCTACAAGTGCGGAGCGCTGGGCAGGCCGCTGACGAAGGGGCACGAGAACGGGTGGGAGAACCTGCGGAAccagctcgcgcccgcgtgttccggagacggcgaggtcaCGTTCGAGAGGTTCGGGTACGGGctcgtgggcgtcgccggggagcaCGACCGCTGCGTCGTTTGCCACGAACCGGTCACCGCGGATGGCGACACCATGGGCCTCCCGTGCCGCCACGTCTTTCACCGTCGTTGCCTCGAGCCGTGGCTGAAGAAACGTACCGACGAGGGCCGCGCGCCGGACTGCCCGACGTGCAGGACGGAGCTCCAGATGTCGCACGAGGTGTACACCGCGGATTACGACTGCGAGGAGATGCTCAAGCGACGCTTCGACGAGTTCTTCATATCCGGCTTTTGCGTGTGCTGTCAGTCAACCGTCATGGAGGCTGACCCGCAGGTGTACCTGGACCCGCTCAACGGAATGCCTCCGCAGGTGATACAGCGCTCGCAGTGGCCCGCGTGGGTCAAGTACGGGGTAAGGTACTCGGCGAAAGAGATCGGTGGTAATGAGGACGATGGGCACTTCATGATCACGAGGTGCCAGGGGAAGGGGGCGGAGAAGATTAGCGTTGTGGGGTCCTTTGGCTCATGA
- a CDS encoding predicted protein, with translation MTRLATIPGVCPASTSGSAAPRARSRARRLAVLARSWQGQKARGARSASGAHRVKVPLPSEGPLAPPPDVVDAVDAWPWRGGLEPCGDHDLASVEVEGTIPRDLSGSFYRVGPGRIRVGKDRYAHWFDGDGMIFGAELDGSSNTARAACKMVRTPRLAKQERAGDDAGVAVRGAWTQARSNLANLFNFPTNPANTSPLFHAGKLLVLCEGGAPIEVDPLSLETVGERIFGPNLPMGFSAHAKKDSRDGRLYTWGLCKPPAVGFQVAKLAADGRVEKVVQLPLDTPEFTLIHDCAMSDRFLAFVVPPWKLGFDKVAGALSGASSFGHSFDWRDDLGTYLVIIEKATMAVVHQGTIPAMSTYHFAGAYEEVAEVPKPPGGSWDEHDDPFEFCGYTGFGDAECADDDVLDGKEDGKEDEEKEPRTRELLHILVNRLNGDRRALEANFSSMYDSVWDPTGYNTLCDYVVDLGTGALLSSEALVPTGDAAWGGKGDIDDGQLPMEFPVTAPGARLRKPRFVYTLGFTGGGAGYFDSVQKLDAGACKWRDGVRVCQRSGAHKTRVMPPGVFPSEVEFVPKKAGEVSEEEEDDGYLLYLEYDSRVHRSSLVILDAADIEGKELARVKMPYHVPHTFHGTFKRAGEGAR, from the coding sequence ATGACGCGGTTGGCGACCATCCCCGGGGTATGTCCGGCGTCAACGTcgggatccgcggcgccccgcgcgcgctcccgcgcgcgtcgcctcgcggtcctcgcgcgtTCTTGGCAGGGCCAAAAAGCGAGAGGGGCGAGatccgcgagcggcgcgcacAGGGTGAAGGTCCCGCTGCCGTCCGAGggccccctcgcgccgccccccgacgtcgtagacgccgtcgacgcgtggcCGTGGCGCGGTGGGCTCGAGCCCTGCGGCGACCACGACCTCGCATCCGTCGAGGTGGAGGGCACGATCCCGAGAGATCTCAGCGGCAGCTTTTACCGCGTCGGCCCCGGGCGCATCCGCGTGGGCAAGGATCGATACGCGCACtggttcgacggcgacggcatgatcttcggcgcggagctcgacggaTCATCGAAcaccgcgcgggccgcgTGCAAGATGGTGCGCACCCCGCGGCTCGCGAAGCAGGAGagagccggcgacgacgcgggcgtcgccgtgcgggGCGCGTGGACCCAGGCCAGATCCAACCTCGCCAACCTCTTCAACTTCCCGACCAACCCCGCGAACACGTCGCCGTTGTTTCACGCGGGGAAACTCCTGGTGCTctgcgagggaggcgcgccCATCGAGGTGGACCCGCTGTCGCTGGAAACCGTGGGGGAGCGCATCTTCGGGCCGAACCTCCCGATGGGCTTCAGCGCGCACGCCAAGAAAGACTCGAGAGACGGGCGGCTCTACACGTGGGGCTTGTGCAAACCCCCCGCCGTGGGGTTCCAGGTggcgaagctcgccgcggacggacGCGTGGAAAAGGTGGTGCAGTTGCCCCTGGACACTCCCGAGTTCACGCTGATCCACGACTGCGCGATGAGCGACAGGTTCCTGGCGTTTGTCGTCCCGCCGTGGAAGCTTGGGTTCGACAAAGTCGCGGGCGCCCTCTCGGGAGCGAGCTCGTTCGGGCACTCCTTCGACTggcgcgacgacctcggGACGTACCTCGTGATCATCGAGaaggcgacgatggcggtgGTGCACCAGGGGACGATACCCGCGATGTCCACGTACCATTTCGCCGGCGCCTACGAGGAGGTGGCAGAGGTGCCTAAACCCCCGGGCGGGTCCTGGGACGAGCACGACGACCCGTTCGAATTTTGCGGGTACACCGgcttcggcgacgcggagtgcgcggacgatgacgtTCTGGACGGGAAGGAGGACGggaaggaggacgaggagaaggagccgcggacgcgggagCTGCTGCACATCCTCGTCAACCGTCTCaacggcgaccgccgcgcgctggaggcgaaCTTCTCCAGCATGTACGACTCGGTTTGGGACCCCACGGGGTACAACACCCTGTGCGATTACGTGGTGGATCTGGGCACGGGCGCGCTGCTGTCCAGCGAGGCGCTGGTTcccaccggcgacgcggcttgGGGCGGGAAGggcgacatcgacgacgggcaGCTGCCCATGGAGTTTCCGGtcaccgcccccggcgcgaggcTTCGAAAGCCTCGGTTCGTGTACACCCTCGGgttcaccggcggcggcgcgggataCTTTGACAGCGTTCAGAagctggacgcgggcgcgtgcaAGTGGAGGGACGGCGTGCGGGTGTGCCAGCGATCGGGAGCGCACAAGACTCGCGTGATGCCCCCCGGCGTGTTCCCCTCGGAGGTTGAGTTTGTGCCGAAGAAGGCGGGTGAGgtgagcgaggaggaggaggatgacggcTACCTGCTCTACCTCGAGTACGATTCGAGAGTGCACAGGAGCTCGCTGGTGAttctggacgccgcggacatcgagGGAAAGGAGTTGGCGAGGGTGAAGATGCCCTACCACGTCCCCCACACCTTCCACGGAACCTTCAAGAGGGCTGGGGAGGGCGCAAGGTGA
- a CDS encoding hypothetical protein (Encodes a protein with hydroxyproline-rich glycoprotein (HRGP) motifs; expressed; putative uncharacterized protein), giving the protein MTSSACYTEINGQCNGSVNKFSSEAALISGSACNPAVDCVRRTWSWDTGSGNTKEWYYWPMDRASNTCDGSTGPGLDSSGTQKCIDFDGPKVPDDPAQGTVTNQGVYVKRDANYGGGSYPANYGISDGQYYCVDDLNFIFTNHLYLTGRIGALPVDRSEHMRVFFYIWRTRCTGPGGAAQFNVMHNNDASFTQWASYAMSTLSVNGQALGSEPSKPGRISSGYGSVPAGYVNPKGVAGTSIHEFIHTMGVSQHDARFSCDVRTISDKFVDDSTCNSVVEYGNPFSIMGDGIAATHVSAPVMYQMHLLHKDDVHVIYKTGTYTIKPINSLTTSSGDKRAAVVQYTEKRMDGCEFSSATPGKCIGANPDWTKVQAPLWVEFRIAQGVDKSLEWTEYEPNTNGVILTLQNAYNHALLDLQHGKPSSDDTRAHVSLDAGETYTITGSVYDDTTVTFKDVTVAGDKSSVTFTVEYTTDLASFYANDAPYPTTRFVTYPASTVTYSTPPAPSPPPSPPPPSPPPPAPPPTAPPPPSAAPTPAVKPPPPPAKSAEERHEEATKAKETLVAAVPAKQKPKAKLLADAAIAGEKVRKMSAKVTAADETAACADYYTKAGISSSLGVCVATTSSRRRALAASAYDVEVLFKSSEISTSKLTAAASSLEAAGVTGVTTQTSVDPVAELKTIPGVSSNMVDDFKVKADAAAAAPVPSPPPPSGDDLILDKPVSEGSRGGASIVAIAAIVIVNMML; this is encoded by the coding sequence ATGACGTCATCTGCTTGCTACACCGAGATTAACGGGCAGTGCAATGGCAGTGTCAATAAGTTCTCGTCGGAAGCCGCTTTGATCTCCGGTTCCGCGTGCAATCCAGCGGTCGACTGCGTACGCAGGACTTGGTCGTGGGACACGGGCTCCGGGAACACGAAGGAATGGTACTATTGGCCCATGGACAGGGCCAGCAACACGTGCGACGGTTCGACTGGACCGGGTCTGGACAGCAGCGGGACCCAAAAGTGCATCGACTTCGACGGCCCCAAGGTTCCCGACGACCCCGCCCAGGGTACCGTGACAAATCAGGGGGTGTACGTgaagcgcgacgcgaactacggcggcggctcgtaTCCCGCCAATTACGGCATCTCCGACGGGCAATACTACTGCGTCGACGACCTCAATTTCATCTTCACCAACCACCTCTACCTGACTGGCCGAATTGGAGCGCTCCCAGTTGATCGCTCCGAGCACATGCGGGTGTTCTTTTACATCTGGAGAACCAGATGCACCGGGCCCGGCGGTGCGGCGCAGTTCAACGTCATGCACAACAACGACGCGAGCTTCACCCAGTGGGCCAGCTACGCCATGTCCACGCTGAGCGTCAACGGACAGGCTCTCGGCAGCGAGCCCTCCAAGCCCGGCCGCATCTCCAGCGGGTACGGCTCCGTGCCGGCTGGATACGTGAACCCCAAGGGCGTGGCCGGCACCTCGATCCACGAGTTTATCCACACAATGGGTGTGAGCCAGCACGACGCCAGGTTCTCGTGCGACGTCCGAACCATCTCGGATAAGTTTGTCGACGATTCAACTTGCAACAGCGTCGTTGAGTACGGAAATCCCTTCTCCATCATGGGCGATGgaatcgccgcgacgcacgtgtCGGCGCCCGTCATGTACCAGATGCACCTGCTTCACAAGGACGACGTGCACGTCATCTACAAGACCGGCACGTACACGATCAAGCCCATCAACTCCCTCACCACCTCCTCGGGCGACAAGAGAGCCGCCGTGGTCCAGTACACGGAGAAGAGGATGGACGGTTGCGAATTTTCCAGTGCCACCCCGGGCAAATGCATCGGGGCCAATCCCGACTGGACCAAGGTCCAGGCTCCCTTGTGGGTCGAGTTTCGCatcgcgcagggcgtcgacAAGTCGTTGGAGTGGACCGAGTACGAGCCAAACACCAACGGCGTCATCCTCACCCTCCAGAACGCTTACAAccacgccctcctcgatctGCAACACGGGAAGCCATCCTCCGATGACACCAGGGCGCACgtctccctcgacgcgggtgaGACCTACACGATCACCGGGAGCGTGTACGACGACACCACCGTCACCTTCAAGGACGTCACGGTCGCCGGCGACAAGAGCTCGGTGACGTTCACGGTTGAATACACCACCGACCTCGCGAGCTTCTACGCCAACGACGCTCCGTATCCGACCACGCGGTTCGTCACCtacccggcgtcgacggtgacgtattcgacgccgccggctccgtctcctcctccatccccCCCGCCACCGTCACCTCCTCCCccagccccgccgcccacagccccgcctcctccctccgcGGCCCCTACGCCCGCGGTCAAACCtccacccccgcccgcgaaATCTGCGGAGGAGAGGcacgaggaggcgacgaagGCAAAGGAGACCCTCGTGGCGGCCGTCCCGGCGAAGCAGAAGCCAAAGgcgaagctcctcgccgacgccgccatcgccggcgagAAGGTGAGAAAGATGTCCGCCAAGGTGACAGCCGCGGATGagaccgccgcgtgcgccgactACTACACGAAAGCGGGCATCTCGAGCTCGCTGGGCGTGTGCGTGGCCACCACGTCGTCcaggcgccgcgccctcgccgcgtccgcctaCGACGTGGAGGTGTTGTTCAAATCCTCCGAGATTTCCACCTCCAAgctgaccgccgcggccagctcgctcgaggcggcgggggtcaCCGGGGTCACCACGCAGACCTCGGTGgaccccgtcgcggagctgaAGACCATCCCTGGCGTGTCCTCGAACATGGTTGACGATTTCAAGGTCAaggcggatgcggcggcggcggcaccggtgccatcgccgccgccgccgtcgggcgaCGACCTGATCCTCGACAAGCCGGTGAGCGAGGGCTcgaggggcggcgcgtcgattgttgcgatcgcggcgatcgtgaTTGTGAATATGATGCTGTGA
- a CDS encoding predicted protein, with translation MHVYLPCFPSSKGQTRTSCPVPSAKLPSFLSAPKKRVVPRRFRRIAHSYRRLRDMPAACGAGVVAAVYSGRPVPSSRCSGRASRARYPRRVRAVVSEETSSTQLGSNNAQPGGPSTSGATRVVRLEDRSRGAVVHLVGVSHVLAADAARDVRALLSHHRPDAVVLELCSERAGAAIAAALASSRGTGAGSRGEDDAIDDAGPAGPRPPGVVPRAVSIRGLPADRPLPGASPGDLLAQLRCRPGRLAAPADIDADVRTLMESGLFEEVLVHVSAGESKGADDKSGEDEGNGNGNVEGSNEGRGDEPERVLYCAGGACGDGVAEVIVGASVEFRCALDSSLAVTADVRFSWSEKAQKKLGGDPKDLEADVLRRAALLLLEYDKGRPGGGDDEDGDEKSAPGDGDGDGDGDGDADEETREGAALRAVLRESARRVCAARGLGAHKASVTVAGAPPESVWATASTDDADDSGGRGFARSSLADAGGAVWVSVETTSERETRERLDASTASAGSGDRSRRGANGGRGAPGGGRGPPGLLARIASVASAAATEGTAPRAARAYFAASEIAQEMLAWRVLSATRHRGGAEGAEGAEGAGEEGTPEGGTRVEDAVVRGAGDEAVAALALALEAGVERVVLGDARASATTAAIADAIRRRPGWFPGARLAASTVAAAARLVAFSSPDQLRETISSGLNGGLNGGGSNGTLADVAVADWLRDAVVDARDDRMFDAIRDAAGYERRWNASDGPPPAAFTRSTETPPGLGEGCACYSYEAECEDSVRAGRSTGGSTGGLGKTVVAVVERIDE, from the exons ATGCACGTGTATTTACCCTGCTTTCCATCGTCCAAGGGACAGACCCGAACTTCCTGTCCCGTGCCAAGCGCCAAGCTGCCAAGCTTCCTGTCCGCGCCAAAAAaacgcgtcgtccctcgGCGATTCCGGCGGATCGCTCACTCGTATCGCCGCCTGAGAGATATGCCGgccgcgtgcggcgccggAGTCGTCGCAGCGGTCTATTCCGGCCGTCCGGTGCCGTCCTCGAGATGTTCCGGGCGCGCGTCCAGGGCGAGATACCCgaggcgcgttcgcgccgtggTGTCCGAGGAAACATCGTCGACGCAATTGGGATCTAACAATGCCCAACCCGGGGGGCCGTCCACgtccggggcgacgcgggttgTCCGCCTCGAGGATCGCTCCCGCGGGGCCGTCGttcacctcgtcggcgtctcgcacgtgctcgccgcggacgcggcgcgagacgttcgcgcgctcctctcccaccaccgccccgacgccgtcgtcctcgagctctgctccgaacgcgcgggagccgcgatcgccgctgCGCTCGCCAGCAGCCGCGGGACGGGCGCCGGATCTCGCGGGGaagacgacgcgatcgacgacgccggtccCGCCGGACCCCGCCCGCCGGGCGTCGTGCCCCGCGCGGTGTCCATCCGGGGCCTTCCCGCCGATCGCCcgctccccggcgcgtcccccggcgacctcctcgcgcagctgCGATGCCGACCgggccgcctcgccgccccagcggacatcgacgcggacgtccggACCCTCATGGAGTCCGGACTCTTCGAGGAGGTGCTCGTGCACGTCTCCGCAGGAGAAAGTAAAGGCGCCGACGACAAGTCCGGGGAAGACGAGGGGAACGGGAACGGGAACGTCGAGGGTTCCAACGAGGGACGAGGGGACGAACCCGAGAGGGTGTTGTACTGCGCGGGTGGggcgtgcggcgacggcgtcgccgaggtcatcgtcggcgcgagcgtcgagtTCCGATGCGCGCTGGactcgtccctcgccgtcaccgccgacgtgCGGTTCTCGTGGAGCGAAAAGGCGCAAAAGAAGTTGGGGGGCGATCCCAAGGAtctcgaggcggacgtcCTGCGCAGAGCCGCGCTGTTGCTGCTGGAGTACGACAAGGGCCGGCCGggaggtggcgacgacgaagacggggacgaaaagtcggcacccggggacggggacggggacggggacggggatggGGACGCAGACGAGGAGACGCgagagggcgccgcgctgagaGCCGTGCTTCGCGAATCGGCCCGACGCGTgtgcgccgctcgcggcctcggcgcgcacaaggcgtccgtcaccgtcgccggcgccccgcccgagTCCGTCTGGGCGACCGCCTctaccgacgacgccgatgatTCGGGAGGACGGGGTTTCGCGAGGTCgagcctcgccgacgccggcggcgcggtgtgGGTGTCGGTGGAGACGACGTCCGagcgggagacgcgcgagcggttggacgcgtcgacggcgtccgcggggtcgggggatcgatcccggcgcggggcgaacgGCGGACGGggagcgccgggcggcggacggggccCGCCcgggctcctcgcgcgcatcgcgagcgtcgcgtccgcggcggcgactgaggggaccgcgccgcgcgccgctcgagcgtacttcgccgcgtcggagatTGCGCAGGAGATGCTCGCGTGGCGCGTTCTGAGCGCAACGAGACaccgcgggggtgccgagggtgccgagggtgccgagggtgccgggGAAGAAGGCACCCCGGAAGGCGGCACCCGGgtggaggacgccgtcgttcgcggcgccggcgacgaggcggtcgccgcgctcgccctcgccctcgaggcgggcgtcgaacgcgtggtgctcggcgacgcacgcgcctccgcgacgaccgcggccatcgccgacgccatccgccgtcgtccgggtTGGTTTcccggcgcgaggctcgctgcgtccaccgtcgccgccgccgcgaggctcgtcGCGTTTTCCTCTCCGGATCAACTCCGGGAGACGATCTCGTCGGGGTTGAACGGGGGGTTGAACGGTGGCGGGTCGAACGGgacgctcgccgacgtggccgtcgccgattggttgagggacgcggtggtggacgccaGGGACGATCGAATGTTCGACGCtatccgcgacgccgcgggctaCGAGCGCCGGTGGAACGCTTCGGACGgaccgccccccgcggcgttcacgcgctcgaccgagacgccgccgggccTGGGCGAGGGATGCGCGTGCTATTCGTACGAGGCGGAGTGCGAGGATTCGGTGCGTGCGGGGCGTTCGACCGGGGGTTCGACCGGGGGTTTAGGAAAGACGGTCGTGGCGgtg GTGGAACGCATCGACGAATGA
- a CDS encoding predicted protein: MSSRSMLAFVAMLIACASTANAVGELKPVDYGEVVAVEHFNIDGVIDARGMRGTRMSDIKITVVLNGGQKIATRPRADGTFRILDVPPGIHFLDTFALGYTFPPITLKLLTNGKLQAEYAEDPDELPATNPLRLRPVSTAEYFEARAAASPVAMLKNPMVLMVLMTVLMAWGMPKMIENMDPEELKMMQERMGSQPTMQDILSGKATADAAAAAKPKTGAERRAEQRAT, encoded by the exons ATGTCGTCCCGCTCCATGCTCGCCTTTGTGGCGATGCTGATCGCGtgcgcgagcaccgcgaacGCCGTGGG CGAGCTCAAGCCCGTGGACTACGGCGAGGTTGTCGCGGTCGAGCACTTCAacatcgacggcgtcatcgacgcgcgcggcatGCGGGGCACGCGCATGTCCGACATCAAGATCACCGTCGTCCTCAACGGCGGGCAGAAGATCGccacccgcccgcgagccGACGGCACCTTCAGGATCCTGGACGTTCCCCCGGGGATCCACTTCCTCGACACCTTCGCCCTCGGCTACACCTTCCCGCCCATCACGCTGAAGCTCCTGACCAACGGCAAGCTGCAGGCCGAGTACGCCGAGGACCCGGACGAGCTCCCGGCCACCAACCCCCTCCGTTTAAGGCCGGTGTCAACCGCGGAGTACTTCGAGGCGAGGGCTGCGGCGTCCCCTGTGGCCATGCTCAAGAACCCCATGGTGCTGATGGTCCTCATGACGGTGCTCATGGCGTGGGGGATGCCGAAGATGATCGAGAACATGGATccggaggagctcaagatgATGCAGGAGAGGATGGGCTCGCAGCCCACGATGCAGGACATCTTGTCGGgcaaggcgacggcggacgccgccgccgcagccaaACCGAAAACCGGAgcggagcgacgcgcggagcagcgcgccaCCTGA
- a CDS encoding predicted protein: MSPDSTANPAMDVDFQKMGIYIDGRTKNELDELLAAKKDAEITARDLYGFSCMHYLDDGPMNEAASFFGLSRDDSVDTDAPPKKILDFGAGFAGDARVMASEFPGCELTCVEVQPHIHAAAERFTALVGASARCKHQCLDIFNEPVVNAPFDHLFSVLVILHIPERDRLWRSLAATLKPGGTAYVEDYFAARPLTDEDKAQLAGPVACPYLPSREEYERTLKDAGFVDVRWETMNERWAPFVSSRLAKFREARDRNVRVHGEALTAELDLFYSTVQQLFARGNLGGVRIRARKA; encoded by the coding sequence ATGTCCCCCGACTCCACCGCCAATcccgcgatggacgtcgACTTCCAGAAGATGGGGATATACATCGACGGCCGCACCAagaacgagctcgacgagctgctcgcggcgaaaaaGGATGCCGAaatcaccgcgcgcgacctgTACGGCTTCTCGTGCATGCACTACCTTGATGACGGGCCCAtgaacgaggcggcgtcgttctTCGGGCTCTCCCGCGACGATTCCGTGGAtaccgacgcgccgccgaagaagatCCTCGACttcggcgcggggttcgcgggcgacgcgcgggtcatGGCGAGCGAGTTTCCCGGATGCGAGCTCACATGCGTCGAGGTGCAGCCACACAtccacgccgcggctgagcgtttcaccgcgctcgtgggcgccagcgcgcggtgcAAGCACCAGTGCCTCGACATCTTCAACGAACCGGTGGTAAACGCGCCGTTCGATCACTTGTTCAGCGTCTTGGTCATCCTGCACATCCCCGAGCGCGACAGGCTCTGGCGATCGCTGGCGGCAACCCTCAAGCCGGGGGGCACGGCGTACGTGGAGGACTATTTCGCCGCGAGGCCCCTGACGGACGAGGACAAGGCACAGCTCGCGGGTCCCGTCGCGTGCCCGTACctcccgtcgcgcgaggaGTACGAGCGCACGCTCAAGGACGCGGGCTTCGTGGACGTGCGTTGGGAGACGATGAACGAGCGGTGGGCGCCGTTCGTTTCTTCGAGGCTGGCCAAGtttcgcgaggctcgcgatcGCAACGTCAGGGTccacggcgaggcgctcaccgcggagctcgacctGTTCTACTCCACCGTGCAGCAGCTGTTCGCGCGGGGGAACCTGGGAGGGGTGCGCATCAGGGCGCGCAAGGCTTAG